In the genome of Verrucomicrobiota bacterium, one region contains:
- a CDS encoding glycosyltransferase family 1 protein, producing MYLSIVTDTYPPDVNGVAMTLRRLRKAMQNLGHSVRVVRPKILGEAQSEDHPEADETPEIEVPSVPLFGYKGLRVGLPWGVQLRSMWSKERPDIIYIATESPLGLSAMWAANLLKIPIASGFHTNFHTYMAEYDLPILQGVADSYLRFIHNQTAATFAPSPDVAAKLQQAGYDNVKVLGRGVDTERFSPAHRDPDLRKLWGAEEDSPVAIYVGRIAAEKNLPLLVKSFLALRKSNPKTRCVLVGDGPKLGELEKNYPEFIFAGVRIKEDLARHYASADLFVFPSFTETFGNVVLEAMASGLLTISFDYAAPSIYIDHGANGYLAPFHDEESFLEACQRALTQWKNPELKAAARETTESISWESIAQQFARQLQELIPASPEK from the coding sequence TTGTATCTCTCGATTGTCACCGACACCTACCCGCCCGACGTGAACGGCGTCGCCATGACGCTGCGTCGCCTGCGCAAAGCCATGCAAAACCTTGGCCACAGCGTCCGCGTGGTCCGTCCCAAGATTCTGGGAGAAGCGCAGTCAGAGGACCATCCCGAGGCCGATGAGACCCCTGAAATCGAAGTGCCCTCGGTCCCCCTTTTTGGCTACAAGGGCTTGAGGGTGGGGCTGCCCTGGGGGGTGCAGCTGCGCTCCATGTGGTCGAAAGAGCGGCCGGACATCATCTACATCGCCACCGAAAGCCCCCTCGGGCTAAGCGCCATGTGGGCAGCCAACCTCCTCAAGATCCCTATCGCCTCTGGCTTCCACACCAATTTCCACACCTACATGGCGGAATATGATCTCCCCATTCTCCAAGGAGTCGCGGACTCCTACCTTCGCTTCATCCACAATCAGACGGCGGCCACCTTCGCCCCCTCTCCCGACGTGGCCGCCAAGCTCCAGCAGGCCGGCTATGACAACGTGAAAGTGCTGGGGCGAGGAGTCGACACCGAGCGTTTTAGCCCGGCCCACCGCGACCCCGACCTGCGGAAGCTCTGGGGGGCCGAAGAGGACTCGCCGGTGGCCATCTACGTCGGCCGCATCGCCGCCGAAAAAAATCTCCCCCTGCTCGTGAAAAGCTTTCTCGCCCTGCGAAAAAGCAATCCCAAGACCCGCTGCGTCCTGGTGGGCGATGGCCCGAAACTGGGCGAGCTGGAAAAAAACTACCCCGAGTTCATTTTCGCCGGCGTGCGGATCAAAGAAGACCTCGCCCGCCACTACGCCAGCGCCGACCTGTTCGTCTTCCCGAGCTTCACAGAAACCTTTGGAAACGTCGTGCTGGAAGCCATGGCGAGCGGGCTTCTCACCATCAGCTTTGACTACGCCGCCCCCAGCATCTACATCGATCATGGGGCCAACGGGTACCTCGCCCCCTTTCACGACGAAGAATCCTTCCTGGAAGCCTGCCAGCGCGCCCTCACCCAATGGAAGAACCCCGAACTGAAAGCGGCCGCCCGCGAGACCACCGAAAGCATTAGTTGG
- the rpmE gene encoding 50S ribosomal protein L31, translating to MKTDIHPEYHQTTLSCTCGKVFHTRSTVENIRISICADCHPFFTGEQKLVDTAGRVEKYQQRYGASKARRSRPKLSS from the coding sequence ATGAAAACCGATATTCATCCCGAATACCATCAGACGACCCTCAGCTGCACCTGTGGGAAGGTCTTTCACACCCGCTCGACCGTGGAGAACATCCGCATCTCGATTTGTGCGGATTGCCATCCTTTCTTCACGGGCGAACAAAAGCTGGTCGACACCGCGGGGCGGGTCGAAAAATACCAGCAGCGCTACGGCGCTTCCAAGGCGCGGCGTTCTCGGCCGAAGCTTTCTTCTTAG
- the prfA gene encoding peptide chain release factor 1 → MDFAPLVEKRREHFASLEERLAAPGFYDDPQVASEVMREHARGKRLLEQWADFEDVRRQLEENRELARGEEEELAAMAEEEIPFLEKRFAQLEMEVQYALLPRDPAEDRDAIVEIRAGAGGDEASLFAGELHRMYARYGENRGWKVELLEKSPSEVGGFKEVVFRVAGEDVFRFLKYESGVHRVQRVPATETQGRIHTSTASVAVLPEAEEVDVEIKPDDLRIEVCRAGGAGGQHVNRTESAVQVFHEPSGIMVRCEQERSQIQNRERALKILRAKLFEAKQREEAEKYSAHRKALIGSGDRSEKVRTYNFPQGRVTDHRIGKTVHHIEAFVGGEIDDLIQALQAEDMQARMEEAAATFVA, encoded by the coding sequence ATGGACTTCGCACCGCTGGTCGAAAAACGCCGGGAACACTTCGCGTCTCTCGAAGAACGCCTGGCTGCGCCGGGCTTCTACGATGATCCCCAAGTGGCGAGCGAGGTGATGCGAGAGCATGCCAGGGGGAAAAGGCTCTTGGAGCAGTGGGCCGATTTCGAGGACGTCCGGCGTCAGTTGGAGGAGAATCGGGAGCTGGCTCGGGGCGAGGAAGAGGAACTCGCGGCCATGGCGGAGGAAGAAATTCCTTTTTTAGAGAAGCGTTTCGCGCAGTTGGAGATGGAGGTGCAGTATGCGCTCTTGCCTCGGGACCCGGCCGAGGATCGCGATGCCATTGTCGAGATTCGAGCAGGGGCGGGGGGAGATGAGGCCTCTCTCTTCGCTGGAGAGCTGCACCGGATGTATGCGCGCTACGGGGAAAACCGGGGTTGGAAAGTGGAGCTTCTGGAGAAGAGCCCTTCGGAAGTAGGGGGGTTCAAGGAGGTGGTCTTTCGGGTCGCGGGAGAGGATGTCTTTCGTTTCCTCAAGTATGAGAGTGGGGTCCACCGCGTGCAGCGCGTTCCCGCCACGGAGACTCAAGGGCGGATTCACACTTCCACGGCTTCGGTGGCGGTCCTGCCCGAGGCTGAGGAGGTGGACGTCGAGATCAAGCCGGACGATCTCCGGATTGAGGTCTGTCGCGCGGGCGGCGCCGGCGGGCAGCACGTCAACCGAACCGAGTCAGCGGTCCAGGTCTTCCACGAGCCCTCGGGCATCATGGTGCGTTGCGAGCAGGAGCGAAGTCAGATCCAGAATCGGGAGCGGGCGCTCAAAATTCTGCGGGCCAAGCTCTTCGAAGCGAAGCAGCGGGAGGAGGCCGAGAAGTATTCCGCCCATCGCAAGGCGCTCATTGGTTCGGGGGATCGTTCGGAGAAGGTGCGGACCTACAATTTTCCGCAAGGCAGGGTGACCGACCATCGGATTGGGAAGACGGTGCACCATATTGAGGCCTTTGTGGGGGGAGAGATCGATGATCTGATCCAAGCTCTCCAAGCCGAGGACATGCAGGCCCGCATGGAGGAGGCGGCCGCGACCTTCGTCGCATGA
- the prmC gene encoding peptide chain release factor N(5)-glutamine methyltransferase → MKSVLETVQAGTAYLEKRGVPEARRNMEFLVAEVLSCSRLDLYLEFDRPLEEKELAPLRELLKRRGEREPLQHILGSVPFCGLDFRCDERGLIPRPETELLAEECLRLELPERARLLDVGTGSGVIGLTLAERLPESEVVLVDLSREALALARENAQALGLRVDLRESDLFSAVEGTFDLVVANLPYIESGDLESLQPEVQRDPVAALDGGADGLALYRRFARDCTSYLAKNGFVALEVGARQGEAVAALLRENGLRHVEVKDDLAGIDRMVFARKSSPEHG, encoded by the coding sequence ATGAAGAGCGTCCTCGAGACCGTGCAAGCGGGGACGGCCTACCTAGAAAAGCGAGGCGTGCCCGAGGCTCGGCGGAATATGGAGTTTCTCGTGGCGGAGGTCCTGTCTTGTTCACGGCTCGATCTCTATCTGGAGTTTGATCGCCCCCTGGAGGAAAAAGAGTTGGCTCCTCTGCGAGAGTTGTTGAAGCGACGGGGCGAACGCGAGCCCCTGCAACACATCCTCGGCTCGGTCCCTTTCTGCGGGCTCGACTTTCGCTGCGATGAGCGCGGGCTGATTCCGCGACCGGAGACTGAGCTGCTGGCGGAGGAGTGTCTCCGACTGGAGCTGCCGGAGAGGGCTCGCCTCCTGGACGTGGGGACGGGTTCGGGGGTCATTGGTCTCACCCTGGCTGAGCGGCTCCCCGAGTCCGAGGTGGTCTTGGTGGATCTGTCGCGAGAGGCGCTGGCCCTGGCTCGGGAGAATGCGCAAGCGCTCGGTCTCCGGGTCGATTTGCGCGAGTCGGATCTTTTTTCCGCGGTCGAAGGGACCTTTGATTTGGTGGTGGCCAATCTTCCCTATATCGAGAGTGGGGACTTGGAGAGCTTGCAGCCCGAGGTGCAGCGGGATCCGGTGGCAGCCCTGGATGGGGGCGCCGATGGCTTGGCTCTTTATCGGCGGTTTGCGAGAGACTGCACTTCCTATCTTGCCAAGAATGGATTTGTGGCGTTGGAAGTGGGCGCCCGTCAGGGCGAGGCCGTGGCCGCGCTGCTGCGGGAAAATGGACTGAGACACGTCGAGGTGAAGGACGACCTCGCAGGGATCGACCGAATGGTCTTCGCCCGGAAATCGTCCCCGGAACATGGATAA
- the murA gene encoding UDP-N-acetylglucosamine 1-carboxyvinyltransferase, translating into MDKLIVEGGSQLEGAINISGSKNSSLPILAATLLCPEASVVQRVPDVSDTNYMVQILSHLGAKVERSSGTVRIEPADLSTSAPYEIVRKMRASICVMGPLLARMGEVSVSLPGGCVIGDRPIDLHLRGLEALGATVQVEGGDIFLEAKEGLRGAEVDLRGKHGPTVLGTDNVMMAAVLAEGTTVIESAATEPEVVDLAEFLIKMGARIEGAGTRRITVEGVKGLQGVRHTVIPDRIEAGTFLVAGAIGGGKVTLKRTRSDHLSAVVETLASCGFKISSLNGSMTIEPGDEPLGCDIETASYPGFPTDMQAQMCALFATARGLSAVTETIFPQRFMHVSELKRMGANIELEGATALIRGVDQLDAAPVMASDLRASAALVLAALRAKGKTEINRLYHIDRGYEHIDEKLEMLGAKVWRERA; encoded by the coding sequence ATGGATAAGCTCATCGTCGAAGGCGGCTCGCAATTGGAAGGGGCCATCAATATCAGTGGCTCGAAAAACTCGTCGCTCCCCATCTTGGCGGCGACCCTTCTCTGCCCCGAGGCGAGCGTGGTCCAGCGGGTGCCCGATGTCAGCGATACCAATTACATGGTCCAGATTTTGAGCCACCTCGGAGCCAAGGTCGAGCGCTCCAGTGGCACGGTCCGGATTGAGCCGGCCGATCTTTCGACCAGCGCTCCTTATGAAATCGTCCGGAAAATGCGGGCCTCCATCTGCGTCATGGGCCCGCTTTTGGCGCGGATGGGGGAGGTAAGCGTGTCGCTCCCAGGGGGCTGTGTCATTGGCGATCGACCGATCGATCTCCACCTGCGAGGACTGGAAGCGCTCGGAGCCACGGTCCAGGTGGAAGGGGGAGACATTTTTTTGGAAGCCAAGGAGGGCCTTCGCGGGGCCGAGGTGGATTTGCGGGGCAAGCATGGCCCGACTGTCTTGGGAACCGACAATGTCATGATGGCTGCGGTCTTGGCGGAAGGCACGACGGTCATTGAAAGCGCCGCCACCGAGCCCGAGGTGGTGGATCTGGCAGAATTTCTCATCAAAATGGGAGCGCGCATCGAGGGGGCGGGCACCCGGCGGATCACCGTCGAGGGCGTGAAGGGCCTCCAGGGCGTGCGCCATACCGTCATTCCCGATCGGATCGAGGCGGGCACCTTTTTGGTGGCGGGTGCGATCGGTGGCGGGAAGGTCACGCTCAAGCGAACCCGCTCGGACCATCTCTCCGCTGTGGTGGAAACGCTCGCCAGTTGTGGCTTCAAGATCTCTTCGCTCAACGGCAGCATGACGATCGAGCCTGGCGACGAGCCGCTCGGCTGCGACATCGAGACGGCCTCCTACCCGGGTTTCCCGACCGATATGCAGGCGCAAATGTGCGCTCTTTTCGCGACGGCCCGAGGCTTGAGCGCCGTGACGGAAACCATCTTCCCCCAGCGCTTCATGCACGTCTCCGAGCTGAAGCGGATGGGGGCAAACATCGAACTGGAAGGGGCCACCGCTCTCATTCGCGGAGTGGATCAACTGGACGCGGCCCCCGTCATGGCCAGTGACCTACGCGCCTCCGCTGCCTTGGTGCTGGCGGCTCTCCGGGCCAAGGGAAAAACGGAGATCAACCGGCTTTATCACATTGATCGGGGCTACGAGCACATCGATGAGAAGCTGGAGATGCTCGGGGCCAAAGTTTGGCGGGAGCGGGCCTGA
- the secG gene encoding preprotein translocase subunit SecG gives MDVLLGILMFLQILVSLLMVGIIMMQRPRQEGLGAAFGDAAANQMFGAQTTNVLQKGTVYFAVFFFLNSAVMATILTHREDTSEIDDVLRNAPAPVVEESSEEDFPGLEDRGGLLDLPSPPEPVPPTPESAPVETETPPTTE, from the coding sequence ATGGACGTTCTTCTCGGAATCCTCATGTTTCTGCAAATCTTGGTGTCGCTCCTGATGGTCGGCATCATCATGATGCAGCGCCCTCGGCAAGAAGGCTTGGGCGCGGCTTTTGGTGATGCCGCTGCCAACCAAATGTTTGGAGCGCAAACCACGAACGTTCTCCAGAAAGGCACGGTCTACTTCGCCGTCTTTTTCTTTCTCAATTCCGCCGTCATGGCCACCATCCTGACCCACCGGGAAGACACCTCGGAAATCGATGACGTTCTTCGGAACGCCCCCGCGCCTGTGGTAGAGGAGTCGTCTGAGGAGGACTTTCCAGGACTGGAAGATCGCGGCGGCCTCTTGGACTTGCCCAGTCCTCCCGAACCGGTTCCGCCAACTCCCGAGTCGGCGCCCGTGGAGACTGAGACTCCGCCGACGACCGAGTGA
- the waaF gene encoding lipopolysaccharide heptosyltransferase II: MARSQPPFPVLLLKDLGNRLVWLLARLAGALAWCFPMRPLCLLGRWAGRGMAWLLPGYRKLAERNLRIAFPEKTEAERRSLLREHFATLGANFCGAFKVLVSSPKRAARYFQVEGLEGEVVDCLRNGSVCITSHFGNWELLTKILLWEHSSQLTPAVKRAAMYQKLANPHVDRWLQKLRSSGGVTLIERKSGFHGAVTYVRGKGNLTILADQHAGDAGLWTPLFGRLASTTNLPAIISQRADAPIFLVGVATTGLGRWTARFLPVARSSQGVAEQTAQINLAIEKLVRESPADWFWVHNRWKTPKPAFLLRRVKRGVHLPEGMKEAALKPFRMLVRSPNWLGDACMAVPAVRAIKAGRPDAHVTLLCPEKLADVWESVSEVDGVLRIPGKKPPAREVGRLIREHSFFDVGILFPNSPRTAMEMWHGRIPRLCGVEGKWRKWFLNQLIPMPERQGPPKHHVEHYLQIAHVLGADVNHREVFAPVHPPEEAARRPLRLAVCPGAEYGPAKRWPLEKFAETITTVSEVFPSALWEIIGTAGERHLGEELSKLVTGANVINLMGQTTLSELMVLLSKARLLLTNDTGSMHLAALQGTPTLAVFGSTEPAWTRPLGKFHTVIREHVECSPCFLRKCPIDFRCMERVDTGQVAEALIDRLRNG; encoded by the coding sequence ATGGCACGTTCCCAGCCCCCTTTTCCGGTGCTTCTTTTGAAGGACCTTGGGAATCGTCTGGTCTGGCTTCTGGCGCGGCTGGCGGGGGCCTTGGCCTGGTGTTTTCCGATGCGACCGCTTTGTCTTCTGGGTCGCTGGGCCGGGCGTGGGATGGCTTGGCTGCTGCCGGGTTACCGCAAATTAGCTGAGAGGAATCTACGGATCGCTTTCCCGGAGAAGACCGAGGCGGAGAGGAGAAGTCTCCTGCGAGAACACTTTGCCACTCTCGGGGCCAACTTCTGTGGAGCATTCAAGGTGCTGGTGAGTTCGCCCAAGCGGGCGGCGCGCTACTTCCAAGTCGAAGGATTGGAAGGGGAGGTGGTGGATTGCCTGCGAAATGGCTCGGTTTGCATCACCAGTCATTTTGGCAACTGGGAGCTGCTCACCAAGATTCTTTTGTGGGAGCACAGCAGCCAGCTGACGCCTGCGGTCAAGCGAGCGGCCATGTACCAGAAGCTGGCCAATCCTCACGTCGACCGTTGGCTGCAGAAGCTACGGAGTTCGGGTGGCGTGACTCTGATCGAGAGGAAGAGTGGCTTTCACGGTGCGGTCACCTACGTGCGGGGAAAAGGGAACCTCACGATCCTGGCAGACCAGCACGCGGGCGACGCCGGCCTTTGGACGCCTTTGTTTGGAAGGCTGGCTTCGACCACCAATCTTCCAGCCATCATTTCACAGCGGGCCGATGCCCCGATTTTCCTGGTGGGCGTGGCCACGACCGGTCTCGGGAGGTGGACCGCCCGCTTTCTGCCGGTGGCCCGTAGCTCCCAAGGGGTGGCCGAGCAAACGGCGCAGATCAATCTGGCAATTGAGAAGCTGGTGCGGGAATCCCCCGCCGATTGGTTCTGGGTGCACAATCGCTGGAAGACCCCCAAGCCCGCCTTTCTTCTGCGCCGAGTCAAGCGTGGGGTGCATTTGCCGGAAGGAATGAAGGAAGCGGCTTTGAAGCCTTTTCGCATGCTCGTCCGCTCGCCCAACTGGCTGGGAGACGCCTGCATGGCGGTGCCTGCGGTGCGAGCGATCAAGGCCGGTCGGCCCGATGCCCACGTGACGCTCCTCTGTCCGGAAAAGCTGGCGGACGTGTGGGAGTCGGTCTCCGAGGTGGACGGCGTCCTCCGTATCCCGGGCAAGAAGCCACCCGCTCGCGAAGTTGGTCGCTTGATCCGGGAGCACTCCTTTTTTGATGTGGGCATCCTTTTCCCAAACTCGCCGCGGACTGCCATGGAGATGTGGCATGGGCGCATCCCGCGTTTGTGTGGGGTCGAGGGAAAATGGCGAAAGTGGTTTCTCAATCAGCTCATCCCGATGCCCGAGCGCCAGGGCCCTCCGAAGCATCATGTGGAGCACTATCTCCAGATCGCCCACGTCTTGGGGGCCGACGTCAACCACCGGGAAGTCTTTGCCCCGGTCCACCCTCCCGAAGAAGCGGCCCGGCGACCTCTCCGGCTGGCAGTCTGTCCGGGAGCGGAATACGGGCCGGCCAAACGCTGGCCTCTCGAGAAGTTCGCCGAGACCATCACCACAGTAAGTGAGGTCTTTCCAAGCGCGCTTTGGGAGATCATCGGGACGGCGGGAGAACGGCACTTGGGGGAGGAACTGAGCAAGTTGGTGACGGGGGCCAATGTCATCAACTTGATGGGCCAAACCACGCTTTCTGAGTTGATGGTTCTCTTGTCCAAAGCCCGGCTTCTTCTGACCAATGACACGGGCAGCATGCATTTGGCCGCCTTGCAGGGCACGCCCACTTTAGCGGTCTTTGGCTCCACGGAACCGGCTTGGACGCGGCCCCTCGGCAAATTTCACACCGTCATTCGGGAACATGTCGAGTGCTCCCCTTGTTTCCTGAGGAAATGCCCGATCGACTTCCGATGCATGGAGCGAGTGGATACCGGGCAAGTGGCGGAGGCTCTCATAGATCGTCTGCGAAACGGCTAA
- a CDS encoding RNA polymerase sigma factor — translation MGLTTYGERRAAFRKNVATTVDESFETTVGDYYEDLYRFAFSLAKNPADASDLVQETYLKFANKRKQIRDMSKVKSWLFTTLYRLYLAIYRKQTKFPKVELEDAGAALPSTPPQQELSLEGGVVLEALEKIDEKYRAPLSLFFLDSLSYQEISDVLSIPIGTVMSRIHRAKAMLKKSLRLDRADSGERGEA, via the coding sequence ATGGGCTTGACCACGTATGGCGAGCGCCGGGCTGCTTTCAGGAAGAACGTGGCGACTACAGTGGACGAATCATTCGAGACGACCGTGGGCGACTACTACGAGGATTTGTATCGCTTCGCTTTCAGTCTGGCCAAGAATCCCGCGGACGCTTCCGACCTCGTGCAGGAGACTTATCTCAAGTTTGCCAACAAGCGGAAACAGATTCGCGACATGTCCAAGGTCAAGTCCTGGCTTTTCACCACCCTCTACCGTCTCTACCTCGCGATTTACCGCAAGCAGACCAAGTTCCCCAAGGTGGAATTGGAGGACGCCGGGGCGGCCTTGCCCTCGACCCCGCCCCAGCAGGAGCTGAGTCTAGAGGGAGGGGTGGTCTTGGAGGCCTTGGAGAAGATCGACGAGAAATACCGCGCTCCTCTTAGCTTGTTCTTTCTCGATAGTTTGAGCTATCAAGAGATCAGCGATGTGTTGTCCATTCCCATCGGGACGGTCATGTCGAGGATTCACCGGGCCAAGGCCATGCTAAAGAAGTCCTTGCGCTTGGACCGGGCCGACTCGGGAGAAAGGGGGGAAGCGTGA